Genomic DNA from Pseudomonas helmanticensis:
CTGGGCAAATGTCATGGCATCGCCGCCAACCTGGCGACGGAAGAAGGCGTACAGGAGCTGGCCGCGCGCCTGGGCGAGCAGATCACTCATCTGGATATTCTGGTGAACAACGCTGGCACCACCTGGGGCGCGCCACTGGAGAGCTATCCGGTGAAGGGTTGGGAGAAGGTCATGCAGCTCAACGTGACCTCGGTGTTCAGCTGCATCCAGCAGTTTCTGCCGCTGTTGCGCAAAGCCGGTTCAGCGGCGAATCCGGCACGGATCATCAACATCGGTTCTGTGGCGGGAATTTCTTCGTTTGGCGAACAGGCCTATGCCTACGGGCCGAGTAAAGCGGCCCTACACCAATTGTCGCGCATTCTCGCGCGGGAACTGGTGAGCCAGCACATCAACGTCAACGTGATCGCGCCGGGGCGCTTTCCGAGCAAGATGACCCAGCATATTGGCAATGATCAGCAGGCGTTGGCTGAGGATACGGCGCTGATCCCGATGAAGCGCTGGGGGCGTGAGGAAGAAATGGCGGCGTTGGCGATCAGTCTGGCGAGTACCGCTGGCGCGTATATGACCGGAAATATCATTCCGCTGGATGGTGGGTTCAGCCTTTAAAAGATCGTAGCCTTCGGCAGCTTCTACATGGGATCGACGCGCCCCTGTAGGAGTTGCCGAAGGCTGCGATCTTTTGATCTTTCGGGCATCATGCCACCCTGCCCCGCTTCGAATGCAAACCATGACTTACAGCGTCTCCCCCATCGGCTTCGTGCGCTCCTGCTTCAAGGAGAAATTCGCCATTCCCCGCCAACCGCAACTAGCGCCCGCCGCCCGTGGCGTGCTGGAACTGGTGGCGCCGTTCGATCAGGGTGACGCCGTGCAAGGTCTGGAACAGGTCAGCCACGTCTGGTTGCTGTTTCTGTTCCATCAGGCGCTGGAAGACAAGCCTC
This window encodes:
- a CDS encoding SDR family oxidoreductase, whose translation is MHPYFSLQGRTALVTGGTRGIGKMIAKAFVEAGARVYVCSRDAEACHQTAEELSALGKCHGIAANLATEEGVQELAARLGEQITHLDILVNNAGTTWGAPLESYPVKGWEKVMQLNVTSVFSCIQQFLPLLRKAGSAANPARIINIGSVAGISSFGEQAYAYGPSKAALHQLSRILARELVSQHINVNVIAPGRFPSKMTQHIGNDQQALAEDTALIPMKRWGREEEMAALAISLASTAGAYMTGNIIPLDGGFSL